A stretch of DNA from Sphingomonas sp. SORGH_AS_0879:
CCTGCGCGCCGCCGTGCGCCAGCGCTGGGACGACCAGCTCGACCAGATGAAGGTCCAGCTCGACAAGGCGAAGGCCTTTCTGGACCGGGATTGGAAGCCGGGAACGCTCAAGCGGTCGGATGCGCTGGCGCTGCGCTTCTACTCGCTGGCGACCGACGATGTCGGCCCCGATTACGCCTGGCGCTGGTTCCAGGACCGCCTCGCCGACGCCCGCGACGAGTATCGCGAAGCCCAGGCCGAGGGCCGGTTGTGAAGCGCAACCCCGGCTTCTGCCCATCCGAGGCGATCGGAAAACGCGTCACCGGCACGCTGCGCAACGGCGAGCGCTTCGGCCACCCCGGCGGCTGGGCGGCGGATGGCCGCGCCGGTTGCCGCTGGTCGCTGACCGGCCAGCCTCACGACATCGAATTTTATGAGGTTTTGGCGTGAAGATTTCGAAGTTTCCGAAGATCCACACAAAGCTGATCTCCTATAGATATGACATCATCGGGCAATGTCGCCAATTGGTGAACTATAAACGCGAGATTGATGACGAAATGCTTGAAATCGCGCTCACTGCGTTCAACATTTTTTCTTACTGCAATGATACTTGGTCGTTTTGGCGGATAGAAGCTGTAAACGTCTTTGAAGACCTGGGAGCTTGTCAAAAATTCACGTCGGTTATCGTCTGTGAGGCCGTTTATGCTAATCAGCCTCTTTACGGAGCCGATATGGGTGTCAATCGCATCCAGCACCGGTTGCTGCTCTTCCAAGGCAGATATGCGACGCTTTCTTCCTTCAACATAAAGTGCGCCCCAAACCGCACCGGCTGCACCGACGAGAGCACCTTCAAAGCTCAAGATGTCGCCCGCTTCGACATTGCCCAGAAAGATGGCAACCGAGATCGACACGGCGCTCAGGATAGCCAGTGCCGTAACGCCAATAATTCCGTCGCGCAGCGTAATCATCCATTTTCTCTCGCTTTGAGCCTGTCTGTATGACGGGCGTGCCACCGCTCCGCGCCACCATCAACCTGCCCGCCGACGACACCGTCGCGGCGTTCGAGGCGCGGGACACGCTGCGCCCGACCGTACACTGGACGGAGATGTGGCAGGCCGATCACGCCCGCGCCTTCACCGTCGCCAAGGTGGCGAACCTCGACCTGCTGGCGACCATCCGCCAGTCGCTGGACACCGTCATGCGCGACGGCGGCACGCTGGAGCAATGGAAGGCGGGCCTCATCCCCGAGCTGAAGAAGGCCGGGTGGTGGGGGATGGTCGAGGACAAGGCCGTCACCGGCACCGACGATCCCGTCTTCGTCGGCGGGCGTCGCCTGCGCACCATCTACGACACGAACCTGCGGGTCAGCCGCGCGGCTGGGCGATGGAAGCGCATCCAGGAGATGAAGGATGTCCGACCGTACCTCATGTACGTGTCGATCGGCGACAACCGGACGCGCCCGCTGCATCGGCGCTGGGGCGGCAACGATCCGGCCTTTCCAGTCCGCATCATCCTGCCCGTCGACCATCCCGCCTGGGCGATCTTCTATCCGCCCAACGACTGGCGATGCCGCTGCTCGGTCCGCCAGCTTTCGCAGGCCGACATGGACCGGCTGGGCTACCGCGTCACCACCGAGGCCGAGCTGGTCCGCATCGGGTGGATGACCGCCGATGGGCAGGTCGGGGGGCGGCTGCGCACCTTCTGGCGCAAGGGGGCCGACAAGCCGGAGGCCGTGCCGGTCGGGATCGGGCCCGGCTTTGCCTACAACCCCGGCGCGTTCGGGATGCAGGCCGTCGCCGAAAAGGCGACCCGGTCGCTGGAGGCGATGGCCCCGATCGATCCGAAGGCGGCACGCGCGGTACTGACCGACCTGGTCAAAAGCGACGCCTTTCTGGAGACGCTGTCGGAGCCGGGCGGCGTCTTTCCAGTCATGGTCCTGGACGACGCGGCCCGCGCGGTGCTGGGGGCGAAGAACCATGTCGTGGTGCTGTCGAGCGACAGCTACGCCAAGCAGCTCGGCCAGACGGCGCGCAGTGCCGGGCACACCGACCTGGTCGTGGTCGATTACCGCAAGCTGCCCGAAATCGGCTCCGCGCCGGACCATGTGATACATGATCGGGATCAGCATGTCGTTCTGTGGAAGCTGGACGACGACCGATATTTGCGCGCCGTGGTGAAGGTCACGTCGTCGCGCGACGAAATGTATCTTCAGAGTTTCCGCATCGGCGACGCCAAGCACCTGGCGCGCGAGATTGGCGCGGGGACCCGCATCGGCGGTGCCGCCATCGTCGACGACAAGCCGGTGGCAAGCGGCCCCGAAATGGCCGCGACCACGGCGCTGGCCCGGCTGGGCCCCGATGCCACGCGCAAGGACGGTCGCTCGGCGATCCAGGCGTTGATCGAGGCGGCCAAGGCCGACCTGCCCGCCACCCAGGCCGCGCTCGAAGCGTTCGTCACGTCCGACCGTTTCGCGGCGGTGGTCGAGCGGATGGGCGAAGCGCCCGCGCTGGCGCTGGCGGACGATCTGCGGCGTCTACTCGGGGCGCAGCAGGGGATCGTTCGTATTTCCCGCGATCATCTGCCAGCGATCGTCGGCGATATCGGGGATTTGAGCCTTTTCGCGGATACGCCCGACCGAATCCTGCGCGACGGAGACGACGCGTTGCTGGTCCGCACGGTCGGGGATCGGACCGTTGTTCTGCGGCTTCGCCCGAAGACCAGCCTGCTCCAGATTATCGCGCTGCGCGTGTTGCAGGGCGAGGAACTGGCCGCAATTCTGGACCTGCCGATATGGTAGGGAGGGTGCGTCGCGCGGCGAGGTCTGACATTCCCTCGCAAGCGATCCCGGATTGCTCCGGTCCTACGGCCGCCAGTTTCACCGTGTCACGCGCGACGCTCCTCCTATTTAGGCGCGCCAGCGCCCCCCGACAAGTCGCCGCGATGCGCCCATCATCGCCGCCGTCACCACGCCAAGGAGCTGTTCCCATGTCACCCCGTCGCATCGGCGTCCTGCTGGCCGCCATGCTCCTCCCGCCGACCGCCGTCCTCGCCCAGTCGACCAAACCGATCGCCGCGCCCGGTGCCTCGACGCCGCAAACGGCCATCGCCTTCGGCGGGATCGGTGAGAAGGCGATGCCGGTCACGCCCGCGACACCGCTCCCCGTTGGCGGGGTGCGCGAGGCGTTCCAGCTTGTCAGCGCGAACACCCCCAGCATCCCGGTCAAGCTCTATGGCGGCGATTACATCCTGTCGCAGCTCTGCGGCACCTACGGCACGTTCAAGCTGGAGGTGCTGGGCGCGGACGGGCTGACCTGGCTGCCGCTCGTCACCAAGACGGCATCGGATAGTGGATCGGGCACGGGCGTCGCGCTCGGCTCGTTCGCGATGGTCCGTGGTTCGGTCAATGGAACCAGCGGCTGCTACGCCAGCCTGTCGCGGGTGCCCGCGTAATGGTGCGCTTCCTCGATCGCATCGCGCTGGGCCCTGGACAGGTGCCGGGCTTCGTACCGCCGCAACCGGTCGTCCGTCCGGCCAGTTATCCCAAGGCTGGCGACCTGGTGTTCGGCCTGTCGCCCTATCGAACGGTTGGAAACAGCACCACGACACTGGCCTATGCGCCAGCATCGGGCGCGCTGAATGAGGTTTCCGACAACTTCATGACCGCCCAGCCCGCCGGGCATCGCTTCGTCTATCTGAACTTCGGGTTCAATTCGGCAGACAGCGGGGGGCCGACCGCATTGGAAACCCCGCCGGGCAATTCCAACACGATCGATGGGTCCGTGACGTTCACGGCGGCCAATGGCGGCGGGACGCGCGTGGCGGGGACGTTCGGCGGGGCGGCCTCGATCGTCATGCCGGACGGCGGCTTCGCCATCGAGGACGCCCGCCCCGCATTCGGCGGCGGCTGGCACCGGGTCAGCCTGACCACTCCGGGCGGGCGGCAAGCGTCCGACCGGTTGGAACGCCGATGCGAACTTTGGCGAGTATCGACGGCGCGGCACTGCCTATGCGGCCAGCAACATGGCCGGGGGCCAGATAACGGGCAGTACGCCCGATAGCAGTCGGGGCTACAAGCCGCATGGGGTGTTGGTGCCGTTCAACGGCTCGATGCCATCCGTGCTCCTGATCGGCGATTCGATCACCCAGCAAAACGACATACGGCCCGACGCGCGCCAGCTTGTCGGGGGCATCGTCAAGGGACTGGGCGATCCCTCCGGGCCGGGATCGTTCGGCGTCGCGAACTTCGGCCACCACGGCGCATCCATGGAAGATTTCATGGACGTGACGCCGGGCAGCAACCGCTTCAGCCAGCGCTATGCCCTGTTCGCCGCCATCCGCGATATGAACGGCGGGCGCTGGCCGTTCACGCACATCTGGTCGCAGGGCCTGCGGAACGACTTTTCGGGTATCCCCAGCCCGACCAACCCCGCCGATGCCTTGGTGCTTATGAAGGCGCGGGCACAGGCGTGGTGGGATTTCCTGGCGGCGACCTTCCCCGGTATTCCCATTATCCAATCCACGGTCAGCGCGCGGGTCACGTCATCGAGCGCGACCAATTACGCGACCTTGGACGGGCAGGAGCCGCGACCGTACACGGCGGGCGTCGCGCTGGAGGATTTCAACGAGTGGTTGGTGACGACCGTGCCCGCGCCGCTGGCGATGGTGGTCGACCTGCGCGAAGGCCAGCGCGAGCTGCGCCCCGATGTGCAGTTCGCCGGGCAGGCTCCGGTATGGGCGCGGCTCGCGTTCGTGAAGGCGGGCGGCGGCAAGCTGGCGACCGCGCTGGCGGCGGGTGTGGCCACCTCGACCGTCAAGATTACCGCCACTACGCCCCCGGCGGTAGGCAGCATGGCCTATTTCGAGCCGGGCACGTCCGCTGTCGAGATGAAGGGCAATATCTCGACCGTGACAGACAACGGCGATGGCACGTTTACCCTGACGCTTTCGCCGAGCATCACGCCCAGTTCGACTCATGCGGTCGGATCGGCCTTCGCCACGTCGCCGACAGCCGATGGCACCCACCCCGAAAGCGTGGTGCACGATATCTGGGCCGCGATGATCCGACCGCTCAAGCCGCTGATCGCAGCCCTGTGAGGGGGTTTTTGCCAGAAGAAGGAACTGTCACATTGGGCCATTCATAAGGGTTGAACGGTCGTTTCAAGCCCTTTCAGGCCCGAAAACTGTCACGCCCGTGACACTTCGGCTCCGAACCCCTCGAAAGCCCAGATTTCAGCCATTCTCATCCCAAATTATCCCAGGATGGCCCGCCCAATCCCACCATTCCAAGATGTGACAGTTCCTGATCCCCTACACCCGAGGGGCTGAGCCGCGAGCAGTTGGGCGAGGCGCTGGTCGAATTGGGGCTGGCGGCGCTGGCGCCGGTGCTGCGGCAATTGCTGCGCCAGATATTGGGCGGGCGGTGACCTTCGCCGAGGAGGCGGGGCGGCTGGCGGGGATGGCGGGGGCAGTGCTGGGCTGGTCGCCCGACCGCTTCTGGCGCGCCACCCCGGCCGAGATCCACGGCGTCGTGACGGCGATGGCGGGGCGGCCCGAGGGCGATCCGCCTTCGCCCGCCACGCTCGCCCGGTTGCGGGAGATGTATCCGGATGGATGAACAGGAAATCGCACCCCGCATCGACATGCGGGGCTTCGCCGCCGATATGGCCGCGATGCGCGGCGAATTGTCGCAAGGGCTGGGCGACGCCGCCGAACGGGGGGCGCGCAGCGTCGAGGGGGCGCTGCTCCGTGCCGCCCGGACCGGCAGGTTCGGCTTCGAGGAATTGAAGGCGACCGCGCTGACGGCACTGGATTCGATCGCGCGCGCCGCCTTGCGGGAGGGCGTGGCGGCGGCCGGTGGCGGGGAAGGGCTGGTGCGGCTGATCGGCGGATTGCTGGCGGGATCGCCGGGGCGTGCGACCGGCGGGCCGGTATCGCCCGACCGCCCCTATCTGGTCGGCGAACGCGGGCCGGAATTGTTCGTGCCCACCAGTAGCGGGCGGGTGGAGACGCTGAGCCCCGGTGGGGCCCCACGCGACGTGCGGGTGGCGATCACGATCAACGCCGCGCCGGGCGAGGCGGGGGGCGTGCTGCAACGCTCCAGCCGACAGGTGGCGCGGGCGGTCCGGGCGGCGCTGGCGGAGGACTGAGGGCGGGGATGCCCCTCCACCACGCCCTTCGGGCGCGGTCCCCCTCCCCATCGGAGATGGGGAGGATTTGGAAACGCCATTCCGCCCCAAGCTCGGCTTGGGGAGGGGAACCGCCGGGCGTCAGGCCGGTGGTGGAGGGGCAGGAGCCTCGACATCTGGGAGACGAACTCCATGCAATATTGCCTGCACAGCGAACGCCGGGACCAGCGGAGCGATACGCTGTCGCGCTTCGACCCGCGTTACTGGACGGTCGATTTTCCGCGCCCGATGATGGCGGCGGTGGTGGCGACCGCGCCCGATGCCTTGCGGGTCGATACGGTTTTCTACCGGACCGACGATCTGGCGGGCCTCATCTGGGAATCGGCGGACCGGCACGACCACCCATTGCTCCGCTATGAGACGGGGCGCGACTATCGCGAGTGCCGGTTGCGGTTCCGCTGGCGCTCGGGCGGGATGAAGCCGCTGGATGCGGTGCACGGCCCGACGCTGACCATCGAGGGGCGAGATGCGGACGGCAAGGCGCGCGCCTGGTATGTCCGGCTGTGGAATTATGCGACCGGGACGCCCGAGGATGCGGAGATCGTCATCGACTTCGCGAATCTGACGGGCGGGTTCAACTTCCCCGAGGATCGCGATCCGGTCTGGGCGGGGGATGTCGACCGGATGTTCGTTTCGCTGGTTGCGCCCGGCTATGACGCGCATGCGGGATTTCTGGCCCAGCCGCAGGAAGGCTGGGTCGAGATGACCGGCATCGCCTGCGACGGACCGGGATCGGTGATCGGCGTCGGGGCGGCGGTGTTGCCCGAACAGGGGTTCGCAATCGCGAGCGGCTATGACGACAGCTATCACCTGACGCCGCAGCGTTTGCTGCGCAACATGCTGCACCTCGGCTATCGCGGAGACATCATCCATTATGTCGGCATGAGCCATTATTTCCGGCTCGAGCGACTGGGTGACGGCCTGTATGTCAGCCTGGCGGGCGGGGTGATGAACGCGGCATGCGCGGCATGGCATCGCGGCTTTGCGGCGGAGGCCAAGGCGCTGGGCCAAGACCTGATCTGGTCGCTCTCCTACGAGCTGTTCGATGCGCATTGCTGGAACGACTGGAAACAGCGTTCGGCGGACGGCGGCCCCGCGCTGACCGGCTGGTCGCCGCCTTCGACGCTGCTCAGCCCGGCGCATGCGGGCGCGATGGCCTATCTGCGGGCGGTGGCGCAGGCGTTTCTGGCGATCGGTCAGGCGGCGGGGCTGGCGCCGAAATTCCAGGTCGGGGAGCCCTGGTGGTGGGTGCGGCCGTCGGATGGTGCGCCGTGCCTGTACGATGCGGCGGCGGTGGCGGCCTTCGCGCCGGTGCCGATGGCAAGCATGACGGGGCCGAAAAGCCAGGCGCAGCGCGACACGCTCGACCGGGCGGGGGCGTGTCTGGCGGCCTCGACGGCGGCGCTTTGTGCGGCGGCGAAAGCGGCGGCACCGGGCTGCGTCACCCATTTGCTCACCTATCTGCCGACCGTGCTCGACCCGCTCGCGCCCGAGGCTAGCCGCGCCAACATGCCGGTCGGCTGGGCGAGCCCGGCCTTCGATGTGTTGCAGCTGGAGGATTATGACTGGGTGACGGCGGGCGACACCGCCTCGACCCGCAAGGGCGTGGCGCTGGCCGAGGCGCGGCTCGGCTATCCGCCGGGGCGGCAGCATTATCTGTCGGGCTTCGTGTTGCGTGCCGACCAGCGGGCGCAATGGGGCCGGATCGCCGAAGCCGCGCGGACGGCGCGTGACCGGGGCGTCGCCGCGACCTTCCTGTGGGCGATCCCCCAGGTGATGCGCGACGGCTTCGTCTGTTGGGAAGGGGAGGATGATATGCAGGCTTTCGACGATGTGCTCTTTCCCCTGGCACTGGGGCGCGAGGCGGAGGTGACGCCCGGTTTCTCCACCGCGATCCTGACCGGCGCGGGCGGGCGAGAGGCGCGCAATGCCTCATGGGCGGAGGCGCGGACGACCTATGATGTCGGACCCGGCATCCGTTCGGCGGAGGACGTCGCCCGGCTGCTGGCCTTCTTCCGGGCGCGAATGGGACCGGCACGGGGCTTTCGCCTGCGCGATCCGTTCGACAGCACCGGCACCGAGGAGCGCGTCGGCACCGGCGACGGCACCACGCGCCGGTTCGCGCTGGTCCGTCACTATGACGATCAGGTGCGGCGGATCACCCGCCCGCTGGCGGGTAGCGTCTCGGTGAAGGTGGCGGGTGCGGGTGTGACGGATTTCGTCGTCGAGCCGGGCGGCTGGCTGCTGCTCGACACCGCGCCCGCGCCAGGCACGGCGATCACCGCCAGCTTCACCTTCGACGTGCCCGTCCGCTTTGCCGAGGATCGGTTGAGCGCGACGCTGGCCGGGTTCCGGGCGGGGGCGGTGCCCTCGGTCCCGCTGGTCGAGGTGCGGGAGGCATGAGCGCCGACACGGTCACGACATGGGTGCTGTGCTGGCGGATCGACCGGCGCGACGGGGTGACGATCGGGCTGACCGGGCATGACCATGACCTGTGGATCGATGAACTCCGCTACCGCGCCGCGCCCGGCCTGGTGCCGAGTGCGATCCTGCGCGGCGATGGGCTGGACCCCGATCTGATGGACGCCTCGGGCGCGCTGACCAGTGCCGCGATCGCCGAGCGCGACCTGCTGGCCGGTCGCTGGGACGGGGCGAGCGTGGCGGCGTTCGCGGTCGACTGGACCGGCGAGGCCGCACCCGTGCCGCTGGGGCAGGGCGTGATCGGCGCGGTGCAACTGGGCGAGGGGGGCTTCACCGCCGAACTGCGCGGCATGGGCGCGCTGCTCGACCAGCCGGTGGCGGAGGAAACCTCGCCCGACTGCCGCGCCTCGCTGGGCGACCGGCGGTGCCGGGTGGCGATGGCGGGGCGGCGGCGCTTCGCGCGCGTCGCGGCCTGGGATGGCGAGGTGATGCTGACCCTCGACACCGCCGAGCCGGTCGCCAATGCCTATGGCCAGGGACGGCTGATCTGGCTCGGCGGAGCCAATACCGGGCTGGAGAGCGCAGTCGCGCGGTCGGAGGGGAACCGGCTGTGGCTCTCCGCCACGCCCGCCTTCGCCATCGAGGGCACGCCGCTGATCGAACTGGTCGAGGGGTGCGACAAGCGGCTGGAGACCTGTTTGTCGCGCTTTGCCAATGCTGTGAATTTCCGGGGCGAGCCGTTCCTGCCCGGCATCGACCTGCTTACCCGCTATCCCGGCGCATGAGTGGCGTGGAGGCGGCGGCGCGGGCGCTGGTCGGCGTGCGGTTCCGGCTGCACGGGCGCGATCCGGTGCATGGCCTCGACTGTGTCGGGCTGGTCGCGGCGGCGACCGGGCGGGATGCGCCGACCGGCTATGGCTGGCGGAGCGGTGACGCGGGGCCGGTGTCGGCGCTGCTCGATGCGCAGTTCCCGCGGGGAGAGGACGCGCCGGGCGCGGTGATGCTGCTGCGTGCCGGGCCGGGACAACTGCACTTGGCGATCCGGGTGAGCGACGGGATCGTCCATGCCGATGCCGGGCTTCGCCGCGTCGCCTGGCGACCGGGCGCGCCGCCCTGGCCGGTGCTGGGATATTGGAAGGGGGAGGGGTAATGGCGACCTTGGTGTTGGGCACGGTGGGCCGTGCGCTGCTGGGGCCGGTGGGCGGCGCGATCGGCGCGCTGATCGGCAACCGGGTGGATCATGCCGTGCTGGGCTCGCCCCGGCGACAGGGGCCGCGCCTGGCCGAGCTGTCGGTGCAGACCTCCAGCTATGGCACGCAGGTGCCCGCCATCTTCGGCACGATGCGCGTGGCGGGCCCCGTCATCTGGGCGACCGATCTGGTCGAGTCGCGCGGCATCTCCGGTGGGGGCAAGGGGCGGCCGAGCACGGAAAGCTACAGCTATTCCGCCAATTTCGCGGTCGCTTTGTCGGGGCGGACGATCCGGCGCGTCGGGCGCATCTGGGCCGATGGACGCCTGCTGCGCGGGGAAGCGGGCGACTTCAAGGTCGCGACCGGCTTTCGCCTCCACACGGGTACCGAGGACCAGCCGGTCGATCCGCTGATCGCCTCGGTCGAGGGCGCGCGTGCCTCGGCCTTTCGGGGGATCGCCTATGCGGTGTTCGAGGGGCTGGCGCTGGCCGAGTTCGGCAACCGGATCCCCCAACTCACCTTCGAGGTGGAGGCGGATGCGGCGTCCCTGTCCTGCGGCACGATCGCGCAGGCCCTCTCGCCATGGGTGCGGGCGGGCGATGACGGCACGATGGTCGGCGGCTTTGCGGCGAGCGGGGGGAAGCGTGCGCGCGGTGCTGGCGATGCTCGCCGATATGAGCGGCGGTCAGTGGGTGGCGGAAGGGCGCGGCCTGCGCCTCGCGGTGCCCGACCCCGCCGCCGTCCCGACCCTCATCCAAGATGAGGGGATGGGCGCCGACGGACCGGGCCGCCGCGGCCAGCGCGAGGTGGCGGCGGAGGCGATCCTCCCGGCGAGCGTCACCGTCGCCCATTATGATCCGGCGCGCGACTATCAGATCGGGATGCAGCGCGCGCGCCGCCCCGGCGGGGTGCGCGACGAGCGACTGGATCTGGCCGCCGTGCTCGATGCCGCCACGGCGCGGACGCTGGCCGAGGATCGGCTGGCACGCAAACGGGCCGAGCGGGTGCGGCGGACCGTCACGCTCGGCCCCGATGCGCTGGCCATCGCGCCCGGCGGTCTCGTCACCATCGTGGGAGAGGCGGGACGCTGGCGCGTGGTCGAGGCGGCGTGGGAGGCCATGGCCGTGCGGCTGACCTGCGTGCCGGTGGGGCATGTCGGGCCGATGCTGGCGGCGTCGCCGGGGCGGATCGCGCGGGCGACGGACCTGACCATCGGGGCGACGCGGCTGATCGCCTTTGAAGCGCCGCCGCTGACCGACGACCTGCTGTCCGCCCCGCGCCTGACCGTCATCGCGGCGGGCGGGCCGGGATGGCGGCAGGCGAACCTGGCCTATAGCCTGGACGACGGGGCAAGCTGGACCGCGATCGGCACCACCGCGCTGCCGGGCGTGATCGGAAGCGTGACGGCGGTGACGCCGGGCGGTGGCACCACATCGTTGATCGACCGGCGCGGGGCGTTCGTGGTCACGGTGGCGGAGGATCTGGCCGATGCCGATGCGGCGGCGATCGAGGCGGGGGCCAATCTCGCCTGGATCGGCGGCGAGCTGATCCAGTTCGCGCGGGCCGAGCCGCTGGGCGACCGGCGCTGGCGATTGCGCGAGTTGCGGCGTGGCCTGCGCGGGACCGAGGCGATGATCGGGCAGGCGGTGGCGGGAATGCCCTTCGCGCTGATCGCGGCGGAGGCGGTACGGACCATCGACGTGCCGATGACCGCGCTGGGCGGTCGTGTCCGCTTCCTGGCCCATGGCGTGGCGGACGGCACCGAGGGTGTGCAGGCGGTGGCGGAGGTCACTGGTCGTTCGATCCTGCCGCCCGCCCCCATCGGATTATGGAGCCGCCGGAATGCGGACGGCCACGTCACCCTGGGCTGGACCCGGCGAAGTCGGCTCGGCTGGCGCTGGCTCGACCGGGTCGATGCGCCGCTGGGCGAGGAGGCGGAGCGCTATCGCGTGACCCTGGGCGACCGGGAGGCGATCGTGACCGCCCCCGGCTGGACCGGCATGGCGAGCGTGGGGGAGCGGGTGACGGTGCGGCAATTGGGGACCTGGGGCGCGTCGGCGCCGCTGGTCGGATTCGTGGGAGAGAATTGAAATGACCGGAGAAACACCGCGCTGGACGCTGCCGCTGCTGACCGCGGGGCAGGCGCAGAAGGAAATCACCCATAACGAGGCGCTGACCCTGCTGGACATGGTGGTGCAACCCTGTGTCGAGGCGGTGGGCCTCGACACCCCGCCCGACGCGCCCGTGCCGGGCCAGGCCTGGGTGGTCGGCGACCAGCCGGTGGCGGCGTGGAAGGACCGTGCCGCGATGCTGGCCGGATGGACCGAGGGCGGGTGGCGATTTCTCCCGCCGCGCCAGGGGCTTTCGGTGTGGAACAAGGCCGAACAATGCCGATCCGATTGGGACGGGACGGCATGGCGGACGGGGCGCGTCGTCGCGCGCGAATTGACCGTGAACGGTAAAAAAGTTTTGGGCGCGCAACAATCCGCCATCGTCCAACCGGATGGAGGGCAAGTCATTGATATAGAGGCACGTTATGCGCTGAACGCGGTCATCTCGGCGCTGCGGAGCCATGGATTGATCGCCTCGGACTGACGAAATTCCTGTGCCTTTAATGCCACAGTGCCGGGCTTTTGTTTGCTTGCGTGGAAACCAACACGTCGATAGTGGGTTTGCGCTGTCCGTAGTGACAACCAAGAAAGGGGACTATGATGCGGAAGCTTGCCATTGTTCTGGCACTCGCCTCCACCGCTCTGGCTTCGCCTGCCCTCGCCCGCGACAAGTCGTGGTACGTCGGCATCGAAGGCGGCGGGATGATCGTCGAGGACATCGATTATGATGTCACCGGCACGCGCACCGGTGTGGCCACCGTCGACCATGACTATGGTTATGATGTTGACGCCGTGATGGGTTACGACTTCGGTGGTTTCCGTCTGGAAACCGAAGTCGGCTATCGCCGCGCGACCGTCGACGGCTTCAGCTCGACCACGCTGACCAACACCGGCATCGGTGCGGGCACGGTTGCGGCTGGTAACTACGACTATGCCGGTGGTTCCACCTCGGCGCTCAGCTTCATGCTGAACGGCTTGCTGGACTTCGGTGCCGATGACGGCATCCAGGGCTTCGTCGGTGGCGGCGTCGGCGTCGCGCGCGTCAAGGCGAACTACGCCCTGAACAACCGCGCCGACTTCCTGAACGACTCGGACACCGTGTTCGCGTGGCAGGCTCTGGCGGGCATCCGTGCGCCGCTGACCGACCACATCGACGCGACGCTGAAGTATCGCTTCTTCAACGCCGAGAACGTCAAGCTGGTCGACGTCGCGAACAACACGTTCGACGGCCGTTTCCGTTCGCACTCGATCCTGGGTGGCGTGGCGTACAACTTCGGCGAACCGGCAGCTCCGCCGCCCCCGCCGCCGCCCCCGCCGCCCCCGCCGCCTCCTCCCCCGCCGCCCCCGCCGCCGGCTCCGGAGCCCGTGCAGTGCTCGCCGGGTCCG
This window harbors:
- a CDS encoding DUF2793 domain-containing protein, coding for MTGETPRWTLPLLTAGQAQKEITHNEALTLLDMVVQPCVEAVGLDTPPDAPVPGQAWVVGDQPVAAWKDRAAMLAGWTEGGWRFLPPRQGLSVWNKAEQCRSDWDGTAWRTGRVVARELTVNGKKVLGAQQSAIVQPDGGQVIDIEARYALNAVISALRSHGLIASD
- a CDS encoding OmpA family protein, whose product is MRKLAIVLALASTALASPALARDKSWYVGIEGGGMIVEDIDYDVTGTRTGVATVDHDYGYDVDAVMGYDFGGFRLETEVGYRRATVDGFSSTTLTNTGIGAGTVAAGNYDYAGGSTSALSFMLNGLLDFGADDGIQGFVGGGVGVARVKANYALNNRADFLNDSDTVFAWQALAGIRAPLTDHIDATLKYRFFNAENVKLVDVANNTFDGRFRSHSILGGVAYNFGEPAAPPPPPPPPPPPPPPPPPPPPPAPEPVQCSPGPFIVFFEWDKSDVTPEAASILDNAITQYQSCGNARVMVAGYTDTSGTPRYNQGLSQRRADAVKAYMTSRSIPDGTITTEAFGEQRDKLRVQTADGVREVQNRRVEITYGPGAGQ